The window TTATCTGGCGGGCCTCGCCCGCGGCCGCGAGGTCGAAGTCCAGCTCGTCCGGGTTCTCGAACGCCTCCGTCACCTCGCGCTCGGTGATGGAGGAGAACCGGACCCGCTGGATGGGGATAGAGGCCACCTCGTCGACGAGTTCGTAGGCCTCCTTCCCGATGAGCTCGCCCTCGCGGTCGTAGTCGGTCGCGATGACCGCCTCGTCCGCCTCGCGCGCGAGTTGCTGGAGGGTGCGGACGATGTTCTCCTGGGTGGGTCGCTTCTCGATGTCGGCGTGCAGCAGTTCGACCGGCCGCACGTCGCGCCAGTCGTCGTACTCCGGCGGGAAGTCGACGCCGACGACGTGACCCGACAGGCCGACACAGACGGTCTCGCCACCGCCCCACTGGTAAACGTTGACCCCGTTCCGCCGGTCGGTCCCTGCCGACCCGTCGCTGAGGATGTCCGCGATGCGGCGCGCGGCGTTGTCCTTCTCCGTGATTATCAGCTCCACGCGCGCTCACCCCGACCCGGGGGCTCCCCGGTCTCGACTGCAGTCATTACCGCCCCGTAGCCTCCACCGGTTGCTAAACGTTTCGGGCGAAATCACCGGACAGCGCGGGTGTGCGTGCGAACGGGCGGGCGCGAGAGCGCGACGGACGCGTGTCCGGGGGCGCGCCGGACGCGAGCGTGTGGGGCGGGTGAGTGGGCGCCCGGGCCCGCACCCGGGCACGCGCGCGAGGACTACTTCGTACTCGGCGAACAGTTACTCGTACTCGGCGAACAGTTACTCGTACTCGGCGAACAGTTCGTCGACGGCCGACTGTGCGGCCAGCGCGGCGTCGTCGGCGACCTGTTCCGGGTCGAGGTCGCCCTCGGCCTCGGGCGCGTTGAGGTAGACATCCACCTCCAGCACGCCGTCCTCGAAGGTGACGGTCACGTCGAGGTCGCGGACATCGGACTGCTTGAACCGCGAGAGGACGAGCCCCTCGGCGGCCTCCGAGGCGGTGTTCACGACGGCCTCGTCGCTGGGGCCGTTGCCGTCGGTCGAGGAATCGGTCACGGTCGGGCGTTCAGTCGCCGCCAGCGCCCGGGCCGCCCGGTCCCATCGGGCCACCGCCGCCCGGGCCACCGGCGCCGCCCTGGAGCAGCTGCTGGAGCTCCTCCTGAAGCTCCTCGAACTGCTCTCGGACTCGCTCCTCCTGCTTCTCGAGGGTCTCGACGCGGATCTCCAGCGAGTCGACCTTCTCCTCCAGCTCGTCGTACGCCTCGTCGTACTCGCTCTTCACGAGGAGCTCACCGACCTCGCGGTAGATCTCGGTGTCGTCCTCGACATCGTCGAGCGCCTCGAGGGCGTTCTCGGACTCGCGGAGGGTGGTCTCGGCCTGCTGCTTCTGGGCCGCGACCTGCTGTGCGGTCTCCTGGAGGTCCTGTAGCTCTTCGAGCTTCTCCTGGGCCTCCGGCGGAAGGTTACCCTGCATACCTGTCGGCTCGGGTTCGCCCGTGAAAAACCCCCGCTTCTCGGGCTCACGGCGACCCCACCCGTCGCGACTCGCGACCGGCCGACCCAGCTGGTCACTCCAGCGCCGCCGCCCGGGTGCGGTCGGCCACGTCGACCAGCGAGGTCCACGTGTTCAGTCCGGCCCGGAGCGCCGTCAGGTCGGCCGCACGGACGGTGACACGCACGGTGTCGCCCTCGTGGGCGACGGCTGCGGTGCTGCGGTCGCCGTCGATGCGGTCGATGTCCTGCCGGAGACTGGTCGCGACCAGCGCGGCTGCTTCGGAATCGTCGTAGGAGCAGTCGAGAACGGTCTCGTGTGGGAACCGGTCGCCGGGCGGGGCGTCGGCGGCGTCGGACACCTGTCAGTGAACGTCGATTTCTTTCACGTCACGGCTCCGCTCCTTCAGCAGGACGCGGTGGCCGCAGTACGGACAGCGGACGCCGCCGTACTCGTCCAGTTCGACGTCACGCTTGCAGCGGGAGCACTTGTAGCTCATCGGTTATGCTTCGTCGACTTCCTCGCCACCGGACAGGGCCGCGCGGAGCGAGCGGCGGACCGTCTTGCCCGCGGGGGTCTGGGCGCGGTAGGCGCCACCGGTGAACTTCTCGCCGGTCTCCTCGTCCACCCAGATGCCGGTGCCGACGCGCTTGACGTCGTTGCCGTCGACTGTCGCGCTGTTCGTGTCAGCCTCGATCTCGGCGACGCGGCGACGCGAGACACGCCCGTAGCGCGCGCCGAAGCGGCCCGCACTGCCCGTCTTGCTCTTGGCCATAGTACCCGACCGTGCGGCCCTCACCCGTATAAGCCCTGCGAGTTCCGGTACGGCGGGCCGGCACGGAGCCGCCGGTCACTCGGCTCCCGCCTCGCGCCCGTCGAGGGAGTCGTTCAGGAGGAGGGGACAGACGATACCGACGCCGAGGGTGATGGCGGAGACGGCTCGGCACGCCGAACTGCAACGCATCGTACGTGGAGCGGAGGGCGAGCACGATGAACGCGATGCCGACCCGGTTCTCACGCGAGAGCATGTATCGGAACGTGACACCGAGCCACGAGAAGGCTCCGGGCGCCCGGCCGATTCCCGGACCCGCTATCCCACCACGACTGGAGGGTAGTTACCTCCCCAGCCCACACCCGACAATACAAACTCGGAGCTTGTCTGTCACATTATTGAACAATATCGCCCATAATAGTTCAAAACAGCCAGATGAGTAGTTATCCCGACGCCGCGAAGGAGTACCGCTTAACTGCGGTCGTCCCGAAGCCCGCGCCGTGATAGCGCCGCTCCTCGTCGTGGGGTTGCTGGTCGCGGCGTTCGTCGGGTTCAACATCGGCGGCTCCTCGACCGGCGTCGCCTTCGGTCCCGCCGTCGGTAGCGACACGGTCTCGAAGACCGCGGCGGCCGGCCTGATGACCGCGTTCGCCCTGCTCGGCGGCTACACCGTGGGCAAGAACGTCATCCGGACGATGGGCGGTGAGATCGTCCCGGCCTCGAAATTCAGCCTGGCAGCCTCGGTCGCCGTCCTGTTCTTCGTGGGGCTGGCGCTGCTGGTGTCGAACCTGTTCGGCGTCCCTGCCTCCACGTCGATGACCGCCGTCGGCGCCATCGCCGGGCTAGGCGTCGCCACGGATTCCATCGTCTGGCCCGTGATGGGCCGCATCGTCTCGTGGTGGCTGGTCGCTCCCATCGCCGCGTTCTGGGTCTGTGCGGTCATCGGGCGCTACCTCTACCCGTACCTCGACGCGAAGGTGCCGCTCGACTCGGCGGGAGGGGTCCTCGAGCGCCGCTACGCCGGACCGATTCCGTATCCCGCCCGCGCGCCCGACGCCGCGGTGAAGGATGTCATCGGCGTTGTCCTCGTCGTCGCCATCGCCTGCTACATGGCGTTCTCCGCGGGCGCGTCGAACGTCGCGAACGCGGTCGCACCGCTGGTCGGGAGCGAGGCCATCAGGCCGAACACGGGCGTCTTCCTCGCGGGCGGTGCCATCGGCGTCGGCGCGTTCACCATCGCCCGCCGGACGCTGGACACGGTCGGCAACGACCTGACGGACCTGCCGCTGCTGGCCGCGCTCATCGTGGAGACGGTGGCGGCTTCGCTCATCACCTTCCTCTCGTTCATCGGCATCCCGGCCTCGCTCGCGGTCTCGGCGACGATGTCCATCGTCGGCCTGGGCTGGGGCCGCGCGACCCGGACGACCACGCTCTCGGAGGCCGCAGGCGCGGCGATGGCCGGCGAGGAGCCGACCGCGACGGCCCGCGTGGACGCCCTGGCCGCGGACGGACCGGGCGGCAGTGGCGAGGACGGCACCGGGACGCAGGCCGTGCCCCGCATCGGCGAGGAGGACCCCGACGACCTCGCGGCGACGGAACTGTTCGACCCCGCCACCACCGGCCGCGTCATCGTCCTCTGGATACTGACTCCATCCATCTCTGCGGCTGCCTCGTTCCTCCTGTTCGAGTACGCCCCGTTCTTCTGAGCGACAGCCGGGGGGGCACTCGTCCGGAAACCTCCGGGAAACCTCCGAGAAACCGGTTTAGGCCCGCCTAACAGCAGCTTTGAAGGTAGGGGCGGGCGTAGCAGGTGGCGATGCCTACAGTAGAATACCTCAACTACGAGGTCGTCGAGGACAACGGCTGGGATATGTACGACGACCCCGTCTTCGACGAGGCCAAGGAGATGGACCTCGATGGCGAGGACTACGGCGAGCTGGACGTCAACGAGGGCGAGTACATTCTGGAGGCTGCCGAGGCCCAGGGCTACGACTGGCCCTTCTCGTGCCGGGCCGGCGCGTGTGCGAACTGCGCCGCCATCGTGCTCGAGGGCGACATCGACATGGACATGCAGCAGATCCTCTCCGACGAGGAGGTCGACGACAAGAACGTCCGCCTGACCTGCATCGGCTCACCGGCAGCCGACACCGTCCAGATCGTCTACAACGCGAAGCATCTGGACTACCTCCAGAACCGCGTCATCTAACGCCGCGTCTTCCGTCTTCGAGTCGGGAGCAGCCGTCCTGCAGTCACGACCGCAGCAGCGGGCTATGCGACGCGCGCGACGGGCCGCGCCGTCGGCTGTCACGGCTGTATTATCTTCGCGCGCAGCACTCACCACACATGGACTGGGCCGACCTCTTCG of the Haloglomus salinum genome contains:
- a CDS encoding 50S ribosomal protein L37ae; translated protein: MAKSKTGSAGRFGARYGRVSRRRVAEIEADTNSATVDGNDVKRVGTGIWVDEETGEKFTGGAYRAQTPAGKTVRRSLRAALSGGEEVDEA
- a CDS encoding DNA-directed RNA polymerase subunit P, producing MSYKCSRCKRDVELDEYGGVRCPYCGHRVLLKERSRDVKEIDVH
- a CDS encoding KEOPS complex subunit Pcc1, translating into MSDAADAPPGDRFPHETVLDCSYDDSEAAALVATSLRQDIDRIDGDRSTAAVAHEGDTVRVTVRAADLTALRAGLNTWTSLVDVADRTRAAALE
- a CDS encoding inorganic phosphate transporter, with protein sequence MIAPLLVVGLLVAAFVGFNIGGSSTGVAFGPAVGSDTVSKTAAAGLMTAFALLGGYTVGKNVIRTMGGEIVPASKFSLAASVAVLFFVGLALLVSNLFGVPASTSMTAVGAIAGLGVATDSIVWPVMGRIVSWWLVAPIAAFWVCAVIGRYLYPYLDAKVPLDSAGGVLERRYAGPIPYPARAPDAAVKDVIGVVLVVAIACYMAFSAGASNVANAVAPLVGSEAIRPNTGVFLAGGAIGVGAFTIARRTLDTVGNDLTDLPLLAALIVETVAASLITFLSFIGIPASLAVSATMSIVGLGWGRATRTTTLSEAAGAAMAGEEPTATARVDALAADGPGGSGEDGTGTQAVPRIGEEDPDDLAATELFDPATTGRVIVLWILTPSISAAASFLLFEYAPFF
- the fer gene encoding ferredoxin Fer → MPTVEYLNYEVVEDNGWDMYDDPVFDEAKEMDLDGEDYGELDVNEGEYILEAAEAQGYDWPFSCRAGACANCAAIVLEGDIDMDMQQILSDEEVDDKNVRLTCIGSPAADTVQIVYNAKHLDYLQNRVI
- a CDS encoding prefoldin subunit beta, giving the protein MQGNLPPEAQEKLEELQDLQETAQQVAAQKQQAETTLRESENALEALDDVEDDTEIYREVGELLVKSEYDEAYDELEEKVDSLEIRVETLEKQEERVREQFEELQEELQQLLQGGAGGPGGGGPMGPGGPGAGGD
- a CDS encoding DUF3194 domain-containing protein, translated to MTDSSTDGNGPSDEAVVNTASEAAEGLVLSRFKQSDVRDLDVTVTFEDGVLEVDVYLNAPEAEGDLDPEQVADDAALAAQSAVDELFAEYE